AATTCATACCCAAGCTCGGTAAAGTTTCCCTGCTTGCGCTTCTTTTCACAATAGTGGTTATGTTCTCACTAAAGGGAGAATACATAATTCAGCTCCCGCTCGATGTAATGAGAATTGCAATTCCACTAATCCTCTACTTCACAATAATGTTCTTACTTTCGTTCCGACTGTCCATCAAACTCAAATTCGACTATCCACATGCAACTGCTCAGAGTTTCACTGCTGCCAGCAACAATTTTGAACTTGCAATTGCTGTTGCCATTGCAATCTTTGGAATTGGATCTGGCGTAGCCTTTGCTACTGTAATAGGTCCTCTTGTTGAGGTACCTGTACTAATAAGTCTAGTAAATGTTGCATTTTGGATAAGAAAGAGGTATTATGACTCAAATGGAAAAGTTAAGGTAACTTCCCCAGCATGAAATCTGAACATGGGATATATGCAAAAATAAATTGATGTTTGATGGATATAGCGACTGCATTATTAATGTGATAGCCTATGTTTCTTTGCGGATAAATAATTGAATTATAGCTCGAAATCTGGCAATACCGCCTGTGACGTATTCCCTCTATCGAAAAAGAATCCTATATAAGGTTACCATTCGAATAATCATATGTTAAGTACACGCTCGTTTAGCGGTTTTCTATTCGATAAGTCGACACTTTTGCGGCCGAACTAGAAAAACATAAATTTCTGCAGGCCGAATATCTGCACAGGAGGGAGGATCGTTAGGTGGTGGTCATTGACGAGATGAATCGCAAGATAATCAAGCTTCTTGCGACTGACGGAAAGATTACCTATAATGAAATTGCGTCGAGGATGCGCAGATCGCCATCAACGATCAGAGACAGGATAAAGAGACTTGAAGATAATTCGATTATATTGGGATATGCAGCTATAGTAAATTGCGAACAAATGGGAATGAATACCGATGCTGTAGTGTTCGCAAATGCAGGAAAGAATGTGACGAGTCAGGATCTTGCAAGACTAAAGAATGTTCCCGGCGTAACAGAAGTGCTGTTTGTAAGCGGTGAGAGGACTATCATGATTCGGTTGCATGCCCAGGATAATAAAACACTAAATGAGATATTAACCAAACACATCGCTCCGCTAGGTCTATTCGACATTGAAGTTCAGATCGTCCTGGAATCAGTTATGAGATTTCCAGGTATCTGGTAGGATTCGACTTGATGTTTTT
The nucleotide sequence above comes from Methanomassiliicoccales archaeon. Encoded proteins:
- a CDS encoding Lrp/AsnC family transcriptional regulator, producing MVVIDEMNRKIIKLLATDGKITYNEIASRMRRSPSTIRDRIKRLEDNSIILGYAAIVNCEQMGMNTDAVVFANAGKNVTSQDLARLKNVPGVTEVLFVSGERTIMIRLHAQDNKTLNEILTKHIAPLGLFDIEVQIVLESVMRFPGIW